A window from Gossypium raimondii isolate GPD5lz chromosome 7, ASM2569854v1, whole genome shotgun sequence encodes these proteins:
- the LOC105799833 gene encoding uncharacterized protein LOC105799833 isoform X1 → MLAASVTAPLRPSLTTGHRLELRIECSSRCGLVRIPTRIRPWELGLQSQPSVGRSRKQSSSIACTATALQNATCSASGQTQSVTREAPTITQALVHSKEKSSQLEDL, encoded by the exons ATGCTGGCTGCTAGTGTTACTGCCCCCTTGCGGCCTTCATTAACTACTG GACATCGATTAGAGTTACGAATTGAATGCAGTAGCCGTTGTGGCTTGGTTAGAATTCCGACTCGGATTAGGCCATGGGAACTTGGCTTGCAATCACAACCTAGTGTAGGAAGAAGTAGAAAACAATCTTCATCCATTGCATGCACCGCAACTGCTTTG CAGAATGCAACTTGCAGTGCATCAGGACAAACTCAAAGTGTTACTCGTGAGGCACCAACTATCACCCAAGCTCTTGTTCATT CAAAGGAGAAGTCATCGCAGCTAGAAGATTTATGA
- the LOC105799833 gene encoding uncharacterized protein LOC105799833 isoform X2 codes for MLAASVTAPLRPSLTTGHRLELRIECSSRCGLVRIPTRIRPWELGLQSQPSVGRSRKQSSSIACTATALNATCSASGQTQSVTREAPTITQALVHSKEKSSQLEDL; via the exons ATGCTGGCTGCTAGTGTTACTGCCCCCTTGCGGCCTTCATTAACTACTG GACATCGATTAGAGTTACGAATTGAATGCAGTAGCCGTTGTGGCTTGGTTAGAATTCCGACTCGGATTAGGCCATGGGAACTTGGCTTGCAATCACAACCTAGTGTAGGAAGAAGTAGAAAACAATCTTCATCCATTGCATGCACCGCAACTGCTTTG AATGCAACTTGCAGTGCATCAGGACAAACTCAAAGTGTTACTCGTGAGGCACCAACTATCACCCAAGCTCTTGTTCATT CAAAGGAGAAGTCATCGCAGCTAGAAGATTTATGA
- the LOC105799806 gene encoding scarecrow-like protein 21: protein MQASQQHRSSVMASRLFPQVKEEVEPCSFPQFPAIDRSFCYSDSSHGSHFSVKNSHEPYCTLESSSARGSYTVYNSSSNGSPMSQQESQSNMSDLHHSPDNTYSSPISGSCITDDVSDLKGKLRELETVMLGPDCDIINSTISPEMDSWRLVTDAVSRRDLKQVLVSCAKAVSDNDLLTAQWLMDELRRMVSVSGEPIQRLGAYMLEGLVARLASSGSSIYKALRCKEPASAELLSYMHILYEVCPYFKFGYMSANGAIAEAMKDEDRVHIIDFQIGQGSQWITLIQAFAARPGGPPHIRITGIDDSTSAYARGGGLNIVAKRLSKLAALFKVPFEFNAAAMSGCEVQQEHLQVRPGEALAVNFAFMLHHMPDESVSTENHRDRLLRLVKSLSPKVVTLVEQESNTNTAPFFPRFRETLNYYTAMFESIDVTLPREHKERINVEQHCLARDVVNIIACEGPERVERHELMGKWRSRFRMAGFTPYPLSSLVNATIKTLLENYCDRYRLEERDGGLFLGWMNRDLVASCAWK, encoded by the coding sequence ATGCAAGCATCCCAGCAACATAGAAGTTCAGTCATGGCCAGCAGATTGTTTCCTCAAGTAAAGGAAGAAGTCGAGCCTTGCAGCTTCCCTCAATTCCCAGCTATTGATCGCTCTTTCTGCTATAGCGACAGCAGCCACGGATCCCATTTCTCAGTCAAGAATTCCCATGAGCCTTATTGCACTTTGGAGTCATCTTCTGCACGTGGCAGTTATACGGTCTACAATTCTTCATCAAATGGAAGCCCAATGTCACAGCAAGAATCACAGTCTAATATGTCTGACCTGCATCACTCTCCAGATAATACCTATAGCTCTCCTATTAGCGGTTCCTGCATAACTGACGATGTAAGTGATCTGAAGGGTAAGCTGAGAGAGCTGGAAACTGTGATGTTGGGGCCTGATTGTGATATTATCAATAGCACCATCTCACCTGAGATGGACAGCTGGAGACTTGTAACGGATGCAGTCTCCAGACGAGATCTAAAACAGGTCCTTGTCTCCTGTGCAAAAGCTGTATCAGATAATGATCTATTGACAGCACAGTGGTTAATGGATGAATTACGACGGATGGTGTCAGTTTCTGGTGAGCCCATCCAGAGGTTGGGAGCATACATGTTGGAAGGGCTTGTGGCACGACTGGCCTCCTCGGGGAGCTCGATCTACAAGGCTTTGAGATGCAAAGAACCGGCAAGTGCTGAACTATTATCTTACATGCATATTCTTTATGAGGTTTGCCCTTACTTCAAGTTTGGTTACATGTCCGCTAATGGAGCTATTGCGGAAGCCATGAAGGATGAAGATAGAGTTCATATTATCGATTTCCAAATAGGTCAGGGGAGTCAGTGGATTACTCTTATTCAAGCATTTGCGGCTAGGCCTGGTGGGCCGCCTCACATCCGCATTACTGGTATCGATGATTCCACATCTGCTTATGCCCGCGGAGGAGGCTTAAACATTGTTGCAAAGAGGCTGTCTAAACTTGCAGCGCTTTTTAAAGTGCCATTTGAGTTCAATGCTGCTGCCATGTCTGGTTGTGAGGTTCAACAAGAGCATCTTCAAGTTCGACCTGGAGAGGCTCTAGCTGTAAATTTTGCTTTCATGCTTCACCACATGCCTGATGAGAGTGTGAGCACCGAGAATCATCGTGACCGACTCTTGAGGCTGGTTAAGAGTCTGTCTCCAAAGGTTGTAACCCTAGTCGAGCAGGAATCAAACACAAACACTGCTCCATTCTTCCCAAGGTTCCGTGAGACGTTGAACTATTATACAGCCATGTTTGAATCCATCGATGTGACTCTCCCACGGGAACATAAAGAGCGAATCAATGTGGAGCAGCATTGCCTGGCAAGGGATGTTGTTAACATCATAGCATGTGAGGGGCCGGAGAGAGTGGAACGACATGAACTCATGGGAAAGTGGAGGTCAAGGTTCAGAATGGCGGGGTTCACTCCTTATCCATTAAGTTCCTTGGTGAATGCCACCATAAAAACACTGCTTGAGAACTACTGTGATAGATATAGGCTTGAAGAGAGAGATGGAGGTTTATTTCTTGGTTGGATGAATAGGGATTTGGTCGCTTCTTGTGCATGGAAGTGA
- the LOC105799833 gene encoding uncharacterized protein LOC105799833 isoform X3, protein MLAASVTAPLRPSLTTGHRLELRIECSSRCGLVRIPTRIRPWELGLQSQPSVGRSRKQSSSIACTATALQNATCSASGQTQSVTREAPTITQALVHC, encoded by the exons ATGCTGGCTGCTAGTGTTACTGCCCCCTTGCGGCCTTCATTAACTACTG GACATCGATTAGAGTTACGAATTGAATGCAGTAGCCGTTGTGGCTTGGTTAGAATTCCGACTCGGATTAGGCCATGGGAACTTGGCTTGCAATCACAACCTAGTGTAGGAAGAAGTAGAAAACAATCTTCATCCATTGCATGCACCGCAACTGCTTTG CAGAATGCAACTTGCAGTGCATCAGGACAAACTCAAAGTGTTACTCGTGAGGCACCAACTATCACCCAAGCTCTTGTTCATT gtTAA
- the LOC105799833 gene encoding uncharacterized protein LOC105799833 isoform X4, whose amino-acid sequence MLAASVTAPLRPSLTTGHRLELRIECSSRCGLVRIPTRIRPWELGLQSQPSVGRSRKQSSSIACTATALNATCSASGQTQSVTREAPTITQALVHC is encoded by the exons ATGCTGGCTGCTAGTGTTACTGCCCCCTTGCGGCCTTCATTAACTACTG GACATCGATTAGAGTTACGAATTGAATGCAGTAGCCGTTGTGGCTTGGTTAGAATTCCGACTCGGATTAGGCCATGGGAACTTGGCTTGCAATCACAACCTAGTGTAGGAAGAAGTAGAAAACAATCTTCATCCATTGCATGCACCGCAACTGCTTTG AATGCAACTTGCAGTGCATCAGGACAAACTCAAAGTGTTACTCGTGAGGCACCAACTATCACCCAAGCTCTTGTTCATT gtTAA
- the LOC105799814 gene encoding LOW QUALITY PROTEIN: WRKY transcription factor 1 (The sequence of the model RefSeq protein was modified relative to this genomic sequence to represent the inferred CDS: inserted 2 bases in 1 codon) → MVSLGECVTDEVGTDKVQSPDAGSHALQQTSDSKIQSSQSDEGRGTLALISEENPLPISVIHASQSQQQGAYSMTSKKQSLTPSPSPGIDGSSPIVREKASEDGYNWRKYGQKLVKGNEFVRSYYRCTHPNCQVKKQLEHSHDGKMVDTVYFGQHDHAKPLNPPVAVGFVVSVVEERLDNASPTVIKDKSLGAHIQTPRLIEPGDSSQPLPIAASEDVKSKSNGMQNIAGNDDCHLISKRRKKESDNVDVSPVHKPTSESPMVIKTLSEVDIVNDGYRWRKYGQKLVKGNPNPRSYYRCSNPGCPVKKHVERASHDAKLVITTYEGKHDHDLPPTRTVTYNIIGLNVDSAAHNSESGTKVEERETINSSSGAENKPSEQSNGESRTKLEVSGTVHVCTVDAPTLGPESGSNEQRSGKLDHNEESEVVGYTAHSKSSSQNTXNEQISSKFEAKWKNGIADSDKMVHVHILGVFVFAMIDSEYQYWQATPMCKIIQPV, encoded by the exons ATGGTTTCTTTAGGGGAGTGTGTAACGGATGAAGTTGGTACGGATAAAGTACAGAGCCCGGATGCTGGAAGTCATGCATTGCAACAGACCTCTGATAGTAAAATTCAGTCATCACAATCTGATGAAGGGAGAGGAACCCTTGCACTTATATCAGAGGAAAATCCACTTCCTATTTCTGTGATCCATGCTTCACAGTCACAGCAACAAGGTGCTTACTCTATGACATCCAAGAAACAATCGCTGACTCCCTCTCCATCGCCTGGTATTGATGGGAGCAGCCCCATTGTACGTGAGAAAGCCTCAGAGGATGGGTATAACTGGCGTAAATACGGGCAGAAACTTGTTAAAGGAAATGAATTTGTTCGAAGTTATTACAGATGTACACATCCAAACTGCCAAGTGAAAAAGCAATTGGAACATTCACATGATGGGAAAATGGTCGACACTGTTTATTTTGGTCAGCATGATCATGCAAAGCCGCTGAACCCACCCGTAGCTGTTGGCTTTGTTGTCTCTGTCGTTGAAGAGAGACTAGATAATGCATCTCCAACTGTTATCAAAG ACAAATCATTGGGTGCACATATCCAAACACCTCGCCTGATTGAGCCAGGGGATAGTTCTCAGCCTTTACCTATTGCTGCTAGTGAAGAtgtgaaatcaaaatcaaatggGATGCAAAATATTGCTGGTAATGATGATTGTCATCTCATCTCAAAACGCAG AAAGAAAGAGAGCGATAATGTTGATGTATCTCCAGTGCATAAACCAACAAGTGAATCACCTATGGTTATTAAGACACTAAGTGAGGTTGACATCGTAAATGATGGGTACCGTTGGCGCAAATATGGCCAAAAATTAGTTAAAGGCAATCCTAATCCAAG GAGTTATTACAGGTGCTCAAATCCCGGATGCCCTGTCAAGAAGCATGTGGAGAGGGCATCTCATGATGCAAAATTGGTTATAACTACATATGAGGGAAAACATGACCATGATTTGCCTCCAACTAGGACTGTTACTTATAATATAATTGgcttaaatgttgattcagcAGCTCATAACAGTGAATCAGGCACCAAGGTAGAAGAAAGGGAGACCATTAATTCTAGTTCTGGAGCCGAGAATAAACCGAGCGAGCAATCGAATGGCGAGTCAAGAACTAAGTTAGAAGTAAGTGGTACTGTTCATGTTTGCACAGTTGATGCACCTACATTGGGTCCTGAAAGTGGGTCAAATGAGCAACGGAGTGGAAAGTTAGATCACAATGAAGAGAGTGAAGTGGTTGGCTACACTGCTCATAGTAAATCAAGTTCTCAGAATAC GAATGAGCAGATCAGTAGCAAATTCGAagcaaaatggaaaaatggTATTGCTGACAGTGATAAGATGGTCCATGTCCATATTCTTGGGGTGTTCGTATTCGCAATGATTGATTCGGAGTATCAATATTGGCAAGCAACCCCCATGTGTAAAATTATTCAACCAGTTTAA